The Benincasa hispida cultivar B227 chromosome 9, ASM972705v1, whole genome shotgun sequence genome has a segment encoding these proteins:
- the LOC120086738 gene encoding F-box protein CPR1-like isoform X1 — translation MTSMTNQSPNKSICPPRTDLLTRSLSSGPLPDGFLLLFLDFQFLVYVVEKKRTQKAVHLSMVLRPHLSGVQASSMMEESTCKRIASMSRSAKESELVRNVEEKRKQQESLVPYVHEDCVSNILIRLPLDSLHRSMFVCKHWFNIICSPTFVETHLHRSESVLIFTTPTRYDETYPHFTPSPPHSGKSNTLSIEAKYMQSTESLSLFHNLDPTSKMFIQFLEFQDGISNLGEYSLSCFGQIRATCSGLILLDNKLKRGGLIVVNPVTRKLTALPPGTLNSSHNESYGFAYDNVSGRYKVVHLFRDALMYISCEIFILGTEKWRAVDGPSFGLFGWLGYRPVEAIGALHWIPQVNHSDCIVSLEIENEKFRTIPLPNSCNIYDGIVEIGSSLSYVTHQETHTDIWILKGLSGEVWIKQHSINIGCRMDMVPLLSLRIRGDLIFKSKDGLFYIYDFELRSITKVKDQKRLRMSSDWLFPHVNSMVSWNMS, via the exons ATGACATCTATGACGAACCAGTCTCCCAATAAAAGTATCTGCCCACCACGAACTGATCTTCTCACTCGATCGTTATCATCAGGGCCTCTTCCCGACggctttcttcttctattcctcGATTTTCAG TTTTTAGTTTATGTTGTTGAGAAGAAGAGAACTCAAAAGGCAGTTCATCTTTCCATGGTTCTCAGGCCACATTTGTCTGGTGTGCAAGCATCAAGTATGATGGAGGAGTCAACTTGTAAAAGAATTGCAAGTATGTCAAGATCAGCTAAAGAAAGTGAATTAGTTAGGAATGTAGAAGAGAAAAGGAAGCAGCAAGAGTCTCTTGTTCCCTATGTTCATGAAGATTGTGTTTCAAATATTCTCATTAGACTCCCACTTGACTCACTTCATAGGTCAATGTTTGTTTGTAAGCACTGGTTTAATATCATTTGCAGCCCCACATTTGTTGAGACCCATCTTCATCGTTCCGAATCGGTTTTGATCTTCACTACACCAACTCGTTATGATGAAACTTACCCCCATTTTACTCCATCACCCCCACATTCTGGAAAATCAAACACCCTCTCAATTGAAGCAAAGTATATGCAGTCTACTGAATCTCTCTCTCTATTCCATAACTTGGATCCCACCTCAAAGATGTTCATTCAGTTTTTGGAATTTCAAGATGGAATTAGCAATCTAGGAGAGTACAGTTTAAGTTGCTTTGGACAGATTCGAGCGACCTGCAGTGGTTTGATATTGCTTGATAACAAATTGAAGAGAGGGGGACTAATAGTTGTTAATCCAGTGACCCGGAAGCTGACTGCTCTTCCTCCAGGAACTTTGAATTCATCACATAACGAATCTTATGGATTTGCATACGACAATGTATCAGGCCGATACAAAGTCGTTCACTTGTTTCGCGATGCATTGATGTATATTAGTTGCGAGATATTTATTCTTGGGACTGAAAAGTGGAGAGCTGTTGATGGACCTTCTTTTGGTCTCTTTGGTTGGCTTGGATATAGACCTGTTGAAGCCATAGGAGCTCTCCACTGGATCCCACAAGTTAATCACAGCGATTGCATCGTATCATTGGAAATCGAGAATGAGAAGTTTCGAACGATACCACTTCCAAACAGTTGCAATATATATGATGGAATTGTTGAAATTGGCTCTTCTCTAAGCTATGTCACTCATCAGGAAACCCACACAGACATTTGGATCTTGAAGGGCTTGTCTGGGGAAGTATGGATAAAGCAACATAGCATCAACATAGGTTGCAGAATGGATATGGTTCCCCTTTTAAGTTTAAGAATAAGAGGAGAcctcattttcaaatcaaaagaTGGTTTGTTTTACATCTACGACTTTGAATTGCGATCGATTACTAAAGTTAAGGATCAAAAACGACTCCGCATGTCATCGGATTGGCTCTTCCCCCATGTCAACAGCATGGTCTCTTGGAATATGAGTTAG
- the LOC120086738 gene encoding F-box protein CPR1-like isoform X2: MVLRPHLSGVQASSMMEESTCKRIASMSRSAKESELVRNVEEKRKQQESLVPYVHEDCVSNILIRLPLDSLHRSMFVCKHWFNIICSPTFVETHLHRSESVLIFTTPTRYDETYPHFTPSPPHSGKSNTLSIEAKYMQSTESLSLFHNLDPTSKMFIQFLEFQDGISNLGEYSLSCFGQIRATCSGLILLDNKLKRGGLIVVNPVTRKLTALPPGTLNSSHNESYGFAYDNVSGRYKVVHLFRDALMYISCEIFILGTEKWRAVDGPSFGLFGWLGYRPVEAIGALHWIPQVNHSDCIVSLEIENEKFRTIPLPNSCNIYDGIVEIGSSLSYVTHQETHTDIWILKGLSGEVWIKQHSINIGCRMDMVPLLSLRIRGDLIFKSKDGLFYIYDFELRSITKVKDQKRLRMSSDWLFPHVNSMVSWNMS, translated from the coding sequence ATGGTTCTCAGGCCACATTTGTCTGGTGTGCAAGCATCAAGTATGATGGAGGAGTCAACTTGTAAAAGAATTGCAAGTATGTCAAGATCAGCTAAAGAAAGTGAATTAGTTAGGAATGTAGAAGAGAAAAGGAAGCAGCAAGAGTCTCTTGTTCCCTATGTTCATGAAGATTGTGTTTCAAATATTCTCATTAGACTCCCACTTGACTCACTTCATAGGTCAATGTTTGTTTGTAAGCACTGGTTTAATATCATTTGCAGCCCCACATTTGTTGAGACCCATCTTCATCGTTCCGAATCGGTTTTGATCTTCACTACACCAACTCGTTATGATGAAACTTACCCCCATTTTACTCCATCACCCCCACATTCTGGAAAATCAAACACCCTCTCAATTGAAGCAAAGTATATGCAGTCTACTGAATCTCTCTCTCTATTCCATAACTTGGATCCCACCTCAAAGATGTTCATTCAGTTTTTGGAATTTCAAGATGGAATTAGCAATCTAGGAGAGTACAGTTTAAGTTGCTTTGGACAGATTCGAGCGACCTGCAGTGGTTTGATATTGCTTGATAACAAATTGAAGAGAGGGGGACTAATAGTTGTTAATCCAGTGACCCGGAAGCTGACTGCTCTTCCTCCAGGAACTTTGAATTCATCACATAACGAATCTTATGGATTTGCATACGACAATGTATCAGGCCGATACAAAGTCGTTCACTTGTTTCGCGATGCATTGATGTATATTAGTTGCGAGATATTTATTCTTGGGACTGAAAAGTGGAGAGCTGTTGATGGACCTTCTTTTGGTCTCTTTGGTTGGCTTGGATATAGACCTGTTGAAGCCATAGGAGCTCTCCACTGGATCCCACAAGTTAATCACAGCGATTGCATCGTATCATTGGAAATCGAGAATGAGAAGTTTCGAACGATACCACTTCCAAACAGTTGCAATATATATGATGGAATTGTTGAAATTGGCTCTTCTCTAAGCTATGTCACTCATCAGGAAACCCACACAGACATTTGGATCTTGAAGGGCTTGTCTGGGGAAGTATGGATAAAGCAACATAGCATCAACATAGGTTGCAGAATGGATATGGTTCCCCTTTTAAGTTTAAGAATAAGAGGAGAcctcattttcaaatcaaaagaTGGTTTGTTTTACATCTACGACTTTGAATTGCGATCGATTACTAAAGTTAAGGATCAAAAACGACTCCGCATGTCATCGGATTGGCTCTTCCCCCATGTCAACAGCATGGTCTCTTGGAATATGAGTTAG
- the LOC120086738 gene encoding F-box protein CPR1-like isoform X3, with the protein MMEESTCKRIASMSRSAKESELVRNVEEKRKQQESLVPYVHEDCVSNILIRLPLDSLHRSMFVCKHWFNIICSPTFVETHLHRSESVLIFTTPTRYDETYPHFTPSPPHSGKSNTLSIEAKYMQSTESLSLFHNLDPTSKMFIQFLEFQDGISNLGEYSLSCFGQIRATCSGLILLDNKLKRGGLIVVNPVTRKLTALPPGTLNSSHNESYGFAYDNVSGRYKVVHLFRDALMYISCEIFILGTEKWRAVDGPSFGLFGWLGYRPVEAIGALHWIPQVNHSDCIVSLEIENEKFRTIPLPNSCNIYDGIVEIGSSLSYVTHQETHTDIWILKGLSGEVWIKQHSINIGCRMDMVPLLSLRIRGDLIFKSKDGLFYIYDFELRSITKVKDQKRLRMSSDWLFPHVNSMVSWNMS; encoded by the coding sequence ATGATGGAGGAGTCAACTTGTAAAAGAATTGCAAGTATGTCAAGATCAGCTAAAGAAAGTGAATTAGTTAGGAATGTAGAAGAGAAAAGGAAGCAGCAAGAGTCTCTTGTTCCCTATGTTCATGAAGATTGTGTTTCAAATATTCTCATTAGACTCCCACTTGACTCACTTCATAGGTCAATGTTTGTTTGTAAGCACTGGTTTAATATCATTTGCAGCCCCACATTTGTTGAGACCCATCTTCATCGTTCCGAATCGGTTTTGATCTTCACTACACCAACTCGTTATGATGAAACTTACCCCCATTTTACTCCATCACCCCCACATTCTGGAAAATCAAACACCCTCTCAATTGAAGCAAAGTATATGCAGTCTACTGAATCTCTCTCTCTATTCCATAACTTGGATCCCACCTCAAAGATGTTCATTCAGTTTTTGGAATTTCAAGATGGAATTAGCAATCTAGGAGAGTACAGTTTAAGTTGCTTTGGACAGATTCGAGCGACCTGCAGTGGTTTGATATTGCTTGATAACAAATTGAAGAGAGGGGGACTAATAGTTGTTAATCCAGTGACCCGGAAGCTGACTGCTCTTCCTCCAGGAACTTTGAATTCATCACATAACGAATCTTATGGATTTGCATACGACAATGTATCAGGCCGATACAAAGTCGTTCACTTGTTTCGCGATGCATTGATGTATATTAGTTGCGAGATATTTATTCTTGGGACTGAAAAGTGGAGAGCTGTTGATGGACCTTCTTTTGGTCTCTTTGGTTGGCTTGGATATAGACCTGTTGAAGCCATAGGAGCTCTCCACTGGATCCCACAAGTTAATCACAGCGATTGCATCGTATCATTGGAAATCGAGAATGAGAAGTTTCGAACGATACCACTTCCAAACAGTTGCAATATATATGATGGAATTGTTGAAATTGGCTCTTCTCTAAGCTATGTCACTCATCAGGAAACCCACACAGACATTTGGATCTTGAAGGGCTTGTCTGGGGAAGTATGGATAAAGCAACATAGCATCAACATAGGTTGCAGAATGGATATGGTTCCCCTTTTAAGTTTAAGAATAAGAGGAGAcctcattttcaaatcaaaagaTGGTTTGTTTTACATCTACGACTTTGAATTGCGATCGATTACTAAAGTTAAGGATCAAAAACGACTCCGCATGTCATCGGATTGGCTCTTCCCCCATGTCAACAGCATGGTCTCTTGGAATATGAGTTAG